In Armatimonadota bacterium, the following proteins share a genomic window:
- a CDS encoding transketolase gives MVTTDVSIEQLERTARKLRRHIVKMLAIAGSGHPGGSLSAIDILTALFFGNVMRYNPRNPRWEDRDRFILSKGHAVPALYAVLAEAGFIPEEWLWQLRKIDTPMQGHPSVKDIPALEASTGSLGQGLSIGLGMALAARLDNKSYRVYVMIGDGESEEGQIWEAAMAASHFRAGNLTAILDYNRYQLDGAIGEIMSIEPVVAKWEAFGWTVREIDGHNMQQILEALHWAREPREQPSIIVAHTVKGKGVSFMENNNEFHGKAPTQAELEQALVELAD, from the coding sequence TTGGTCACTACAGATGTTTCCATCGAACAGCTGGAACGAACCGCCCGCAAGCTGCGCCGGCACATTGTGAAGATGCTGGCAATCGCAGGCAGTGGACACCCCGGCGGTTCCCTTTCCGCTATAGACATCCTCACCGCGCTTTTCTTCGGCAATGTGATGCGCTATAACCCCCGTAATCCACGTTGGGAAGACCGTGACCGCTTTATTCTCAGCAAAGGACACGCGGTTCCTGCGTTGTACGCGGTGCTCGCCGAAGCGGGGTTTATCCCCGAAGAATGGCTATGGCAACTGCGCAAGATCGATACCCCGATGCAGGGGCACCCTTCGGTCAAAGACATCCCCGCGCTGGAAGCCTCTACAGGCAGTTTAGGACAGGGGTTGAGCATCGGTCTGGGCATGGCGCTGGCAGCGCGGCTGGACAACAAAAGCTATCGCGTGTACGTGATGATTGGCGATGGGGAATCGGAAGAAGGGCAGATCTGGGAAGCGGCGATGGCAGCCTCGCACTTCCGCGCAGGCAACCTGACCGCTATTCTGGACTATAACCGCTACCAGCTCGACGGCGCCATTGGCGAGATTATGAGCATCGAGCCGGTCGTCGCCAAGTGGGAAGCCTTTGGCTGGACGGTGCGTGAGATCGATGGACACAATATGCAACAGATTCTGGAAGCCCTGCACTGGGCAAGAGAGCCGCGGGAGCAGCCCTCTATCATCGTAGCGCACACCGTCAAGGGCAAGGGCGTCTCCTTTATGGAGAACAATAACGAGTTTCACGGCAAGGCGCCGACGCAGGCTGAACTGGAACAAGCGCTGGTGGAACTCGCAGACTGA
- a CDS encoding multidrug MFS transporter, translated as MPDLRVEVPVLELPRSYRLAKRALDVVVASIGLILLAPLMLLIAIAIKLDSPGPVLFRQVRIGKGGKPFWFIKFRSMVKNAEQIKRELIPKNEVRGGPVFKMRNDPRVTRVGRFLRRYSLDELPQLIHVLHGEMSLVGPRPPLPSEVASYGEWEMRRLSVTPGLTCLWQISGRSDIGFREWVELDHIYIDTMSFWTDLKILLFTVPAVITGKGAC; from the coding sequence ATGCCCGACCTGCGGGTAGAAGTGCCTGTACTTGAACTGCCCAGAAGCTACCGCCTTGCCAAGCGGGCACTGGATGTTGTGGTGGCAAGCATCGGGCTGATTCTGCTGGCGCCGCTGATGTTGCTTATCGCGATCGCGATTAAGCTGGACTCGCCGGGACCGGTGCTCTTTCGGCAGGTGCGGATTGGCAAGGGCGGTAAGCCGTTCTGGTTCATTAAGTTTCGCTCGATGGTGAAAAACGCCGAACAGATTAAACGGGAGCTGATACCGAAGAACGAAGTGCGTGGTGGTCCGGTTTTCAAGATGCGCAACGACCCGCGCGTGACGCGCGTGGGCAGGTTCCTGCGTCGATATAGCCTGGACGAGCTGCCCCAGCTTATCCATGTGCTGCATGGTGAGATGAGCCTGGTGGGTCCCCGACCGCCGCTGCCCTCAGAAGTGGCGAGCTATGGCGAGTGGGAGATGCGCCGGCTTAGCGTGACTCCCGGCTTGACCTGTCTGTGGCAAATCAGCGGGCGCAGTGACATCGGGTTCCGCGAATGGGTGGAGCTCGACCACATCTATATCGACACCATGAGCTTCTGGACCGACCTGAAGATACTGTTGTTCACCGTTCCCGCGGTGATTACCGGTAAAGGAGCCTGCTGA
- a CDS encoding decaprenyl-phosphate phosphoribosyltransferase, translating to MKWLQQNEVSLQQTNFLGWIKWGVVAMRPRQWSKNLLLFAGLLFAEKLGDVTRVWLNILAFFSFCLISGAVYIYNDLQDVEEDRLHPQKRLRPIASGKLPIGVAIWLMVCAMLVGLVLSFWIRPAFGWLAVLYILLSLTYSLGAKHIVILDVFLIAAGFVLRALAGAVAIDVSISGWLLACTTLLSLFLGFCKRRHELVTLGEDAPNHRVTLGEYSVGLLDQFIAIVSSATIITYALYTIQSATAAQHENLKYTIPLVMYGLFRYLYLVHRKELGGAPEQVLLEDRGIQTTILLWIAVAVWAILH from the coding sequence ATGAAGTGGTTGCAGCAGAACGAGGTCTCTTTGCAGCAGACAAACTTTTTAGGGTGGATAAAATGGGGCGTGGTGGCGATGCGACCGCGCCAGTGGAGCAAAAACCTGCTACTGTTTGCAGGCTTGCTTTTCGCCGAGAAGCTGGGAGACGTTACCAGAGTATGGCTGAATATCCTGGCGTTTTTCAGCTTTTGCCTGATTTCGGGCGCTGTGTATATCTACAACGACCTGCAAGACGTTGAGGAAGACCGTCTGCACCCCCAAAAGCGATTGCGCCCTATCGCCTCCGGCAAGTTGCCGATAGGGGTTGCCATCTGGCTGATGGTATGCGCGATGCTGGTGGGCTTGGTGCTATCATTCTGGATACGCCCTGCTTTCGGCTGGCTGGCGGTGCTGTATATATTGCTCTCGCTGACGTATTCGTTGGGCGCAAAGCACATTGTCATTCTGGACGTGTTCCTGATTGCAGCGGGGTTCGTGCTGCGCGCGCTAGCAGGGGCGGTGGCTATCGACGTTAGCATCTCGGGCTGGTTACTGGCGTGCACCACATTGCTGTCGCTTTTTCTGGGCTTCTGCAAGCGCAGGCACGAACTCGTTACACTGGGCGAGGATGCGCCCAATCACCGGGTTACGCTGGGGGAATACAGCGTTGGGTTGCTGGATCAGTTCATCGCGATAGTGAGCTCCGCGACCATCATTACATATGCGCTCTACACCATCCAGAGCGCAACTGCGGCGCAACATGAGAATTTGAAGTATACTATTCCACTGGTGATGTACGGTCTCTTCAGGTATCTGTATCTGGTGCATCGCAAAGAGTTGGGCGGCGCTCCCGAGCAGGTACTACTGGAGGACCGGGGCATCCAAACCACAATATTATTGTGGATAGCTGTGGCGGTATGGGCAATCCTGCACTAG
- the nadC gene encoding nicotinate-nucleotide diphosphorylase (carboxylating) yields the protein MPELLDARIIDEIVQRALLEDIGTGDITTLLTVSNGVEARGEFIATQPGVLAGMPVVERVFHQLDPRVRLERMVKEGQHFDAGSALAEVHGEARAVLVGERVALNFLQRLSGIATLTARFVETVKDLSVRICDTRKTTPGLRYLERYAVRTGGGYNHRFGLYDAVLIKDNHIAVCGGITQAVQRVRRALPHTMKVEVECTTLGQVQEALEAGVDIILLDNMMIDELREAVRIAKGRAFLEASGGVRLDTVRQIAETGVDAISIGALTHSAPALDIKLELRLQ from the coding sequence ATGCCAGAGTTACTGGACGCGCGAATCATCGATGAGATAGTACAGCGAGCCCTGCTGGAAGACATTGGCACGGGGGATATAACCACCTTGCTCACCGTGTCCAACGGAGTGGAAGCAAGGGGCGAGTTTATCGCCACCCAGCCGGGTGTACTGGCGGGAATGCCTGTAGTGGAGCGCGTGTTCCACCAGCTGGACCCCAGAGTGCGTCTGGAGCGCATGGTGAAGGAGGGACAGCACTTCGATGCAGGCTCGGCGCTGGCGGAAGTACATGGTGAGGCAAGAGCCGTACTGGTAGGAGAGCGCGTCGCCCTGAACTTTCTGCAACGACTGAGCGGGATCGCCACCTTGACCGCCCGCTTTGTGGAGACGGTGAAGGACCTGTCCGTACGTATCTGTGACACCCGCAAAACCACACCGGGTTTACGTTATCTGGAACGCTATGCGGTGCGCACAGGTGGGGGTTATAATCATCGTTTCGGATTATACGACGCGGTATTGATTAAGGATAACCACATCGCAGTGTGCGGAGGTATCACACAGGCTGTTCAGCGAGTGCGACGCGCGTTGCCACATACGATGAAGGTGGAGGTGGAATGCACTACACTGGGGCAGGTTCAGGAGGCTTTGGAAGCAGGGGTAGATATTATTTTGCTGGACAACATGATGATTGATGAGTTGCGTGAGGCGGTGCGCATTGCAAAAGGGCGTGCATTTCTGGAGGCATCCGGCGGAGTGCGCCTCGATACCGTGCGCCAGATTGCGGAGACAGGCGTGGACGCCATCTCCATCGGCGCGCTGACGCACTCCGCGCCTGCCCTCGATATCAAGCTGGAGTTGCGGTTGCAGTAA
- the tklB gene encoding transketolase, which translates to MARPLGEATREAYGKALAELGRENPNIVVLDGDLSKSTMTKYFAQQFPDRFFNVGIAEANMVGIAAGLAASGKIAFASSFACFVMCKAFDQMRLAVAYSENNVKIVGSHGGISIGEDGVSQMGHEDIGLALSLPGFVVMVPADGAQTRAAVRAAAQHVGPVYIRVGRPKAPIVYENGCPDFQIGKAITLRDGRDVTLIANGLMVAAALDAAELLEQQGISARVLDMHTVRPLDEEAVEKAARETGAIVVAEEHLLYTGLASQVAMAAAKRYPVPMRFVGLHGYAESGAPDALMQKYGLTADNIAREAMELVQLRQGAVV; encoded by the coding sequence ATGGCAAGACCACTGGGTGAAGCCACCCGTGAAGCATACGGCAAAGCACTGGCAGAACTGGGGCGAGAAAACCCGAACATCGTGGTTCTGGACGGTGACCTGTCCAAGTCCACGATGACCAAATATTTTGCACAGCAGTTCCCCGACCGCTTCTTCAACGTGGGCATCGCCGAGGCGAACATGGTGGGCATCGCAGCGGGACTGGCGGCATCTGGTAAAATCGCCTTCGCGTCCAGCTTTGCCTGCTTCGTGATGTGCAAGGCGTTTGACCAGATGCGTCTGGCGGTGGCTTATAGCGAAAACAACGTAAAGATTGTGGGTTCACATGGAGGCATCTCCATCGGTGAGGACGGTGTGTCGCAGATGGGGCATGAAGATATCGGGCTGGCGCTGTCGCTGCCAGGCTTTGTGGTGATGGTTCCTGCCGACGGCGCACAGACTCGCGCGGCGGTGAGAGCAGCAGCGCAGCATGTCGGACCGGTGTACATCCGCGTCGGTCGCCCGAAGGCGCCCATCGTGTACGAGAACGGATGCCCTGATTTTCAGATCGGCAAAGCCATTACCTTGCGCGACGGGCGTGACGTGACGCTTATTGCCAACGGGTTGATGGTGGCTGCTGCACTCGATGCCGCCGAGCTGCTAGAACAGCAAGGTATCTCCGCCCGAGTGCTGGACATGCATACCGTGCGCCCACTGGACGAGGAAGCGGTCGAGAAGGCAGCACGCGAGACCGGAGCCATCGTTGTAGCAGAAGAGCATCTGCTCTATACCGGCTTGGCGTCGCAGGTAGCGATGGCGGCGGCAAAGCGTTATCCGGTGCCGATGCGTTTTGTTGGGCTGCACGGTTACGCCGAATCAGGCGCGCCGGACGCGCTGATGCAAAAATACGGCTTGACCGCCGATAACATCGCCCGTGAGGCGATGGAACTGGTACAGTTGCGTCAAGGAGCCGTCGTGTAG
- a CDS encoding haloacid dehalogenase: MTATQPPFRCALFDIDGTLVDTVELIVRALDHTFRKHLGVQISRDELRRTIGLPLHKQVRLFDHLVDFVPNHRAMEADEIAYYEAHKHLEQVIPEAVDALKEAKRAGLRTALVTSKNRLELETFLPRLNLNGWVDAVVSASDVARPKPAPDPVLVALQRLGALPQEAVFVGDTVYDIQCAREAGVRVIAVGWGAHPVEVLRAETPDWLFEEPAQLREFFRSFSRRAEPEVARVGIPAAKETP, from the coding sequence TTGACAGCGACACAGCCACCTTTTCGTTGCGCGCTGTTCGATATAGACGGTACTCTGGTCGACACCGTGGAGTTAATCGTCCGCGCTTTAGACCATACTTTCCGCAAACACCTGGGAGTGCAGATTTCGAGAGACGAGCTGCGTCGAACGATTGGACTCCCGCTACACAAACAGGTACGCCTGTTCGACCATCTGGTGGACTTTGTGCCGAACCACCGCGCGATGGAAGCGGATGAGATCGCCTATTACGAAGCGCACAAGCATCTAGAACAGGTCATCCCGGAAGCGGTAGACGCGCTGAAGGAAGCAAAACGTGCAGGGTTGCGAACGGCTCTGGTCACCTCGAAGAACAGGCTGGAGCTGGAAACGTTTCTACCGCGTTTGAACTTAAACGGATGGGTAGACGCGGTGGTCAGTGCGTCCGACGTAGCTCGCCCGAAGCCCGCGCCCGACCCGGTGCTGGTAGCACTGCAGAGGCTGGGTGCGCTTCCACAAGAAGCCGTGTTCGTGGGCGATACGGTGTACGACATCCAGTGTGCCCGTGAAGCAGGGGTGCGGGTGATTGCGGTCGGTTGGGGCGCGCATCCAGTGGAGGTACTGCGTGCGGAGACGCCCGACTGGCTGTTTGAAGAACCTGCCCAGCTTCGGGAGTTTTTCCGGTCGTTTTCACGGCGCGCCGAGCCAGAGGTGGCACGTGTCGGCATCCCCGCGGCGAAGGAAACGCCGTGA
- a CDS encoding tricorn protease, whose amino-acid sequence MRRAYIVLLWTLCAFAAQVQITVWAQLPVPPVKPIIGARMPALSPDGKRIAFVYRGDVWIASVTGGQATPLTRHVEMDAFPLFSPDGRWVAFSSTRNGNWDIFVVPADGGEVRQLTYHANSEIAYGWSPDGKYLLFSSVRDTTNSTLYALDVRTLRFKKLTEDYASINYPSYSPDGKMVVYGRYGFHWTRPRYVGSAAAQIWLLDLTKNTRRPLTNNGRQHLWTKFLPDGKSLLTVTVGEETPSVSKLGTTIPKIVDSPSRTPNLWVFDLEGRGRQLTFFTGGSVRFPTVALRTGDIAFEYEHDLWLLPAGSRNPQKIVLYAIEDEKQSTRRREVLTSGVTEAEPSPDGKTFAFGLRGDIWTVLIDKPKGVAGRSAEIARRLTDWAGDDSDFVWSADGKKLYFTSDREFNTRLYELDIETLQVKPLWNRSEDVTGPRLSPDGKQLGFWVSGSEGGLYVLTLETGEVKRLAKVPGTHWYGLGGGQFAWSPDMRWIAFTYRGEDLAWNIWIMPATGGDAINVTRLNAYHSQPAWSPDGKYLFFQSDRDGSGLYVLPLQQEPARTVDTDLKFEKPKDKVLVEIDFQDIQQRIRKVVNQNPQADLTVSSEGLILFLSEGDIWSVSYDGKETKRLTSGGGISSLRVSTDGKRLFFIRSGELWTMKLEGNNPQEKVTFTADWDRDVRAERKAAFTQFWRSYHRGFYDANFHGRDWEAIRKRYEPLLDAVETREEFATLLQMMVGELEASHSEVSPAPGGNPSPVTPHLGFTFDYSYEGPGIRVGKVPQGAPGSYPQTRIREGEYVLAINGQDVTLDENLWKLINDKQGREFEFLVNSKPSKDGARVVKYRVLSGGEWNDLIYRNRIERLRKYTDEKSGGKIGYVHISGMGFGNQVQFEREVYEQVVGKQAMIIDVRFNGGGNISDTLVDWLERKPHGFYRPRDGAVEPAPNRAWDKPIIVLMNEHSYSNAEMFPYAMRAKGLAKLVGMPTPGYVIWTWGLQLVDGTGARMPQSGVYRLDGTPMENIGEKPDVQVWMSPEDWLAERDPQLDKAIEMLMR is encoded by the coding sequence ATGAGACGAGCGTATATTGTTCTGTTATGGACGCTTTGCGCGTTCGCCGCGCAGGTACAGATTACAGTATGGGCACAGCTGCCAGTGCCTCCGGTTAAGCCAATCATTGGGGCGCGAATGCCCGCCCTCAGCCCCGACGGTAAACGGATCGCCTTTGTGTATCGTGGTGATGTGTGGATTGCTTCCGTTACAGGTGGACAGGCGACACCTCTCACGCGTCATGTGGAGATGGATGCTTTCCCGCTCTTTTCCCCCGACGGCAGATGGGTTGCCTTCTCAAGCACCCGCAATGGCAACTGGGATATCTTCGTGGTGCCCGCGGACGGAGGGGAGGTGCGGCAGTTAACGTATCATGCGAACAGTGAAATCGCATACGGCTGGAGCCCCGACGGAAAGTATTTGCTGTTCTCCTCGGTGCGGGATACCACCAACAGCACCCTTTATGCACTGGACGTGCGCACGTTGCGCTTCAAGAAACTGACCGAGGACTACGCTTCTATCAACTACCCGAGCTACTCGCCGGACGGCAAGATGGTGGTGTATGGGCGCTACGGCTTCCATTGGACTCGTCCGCGCTATGTCGGCTCGGCGGCGGCGCAAATCTGGCTATTAGACCTCACTAAAAACACACGCCGCCCCCTGACGAACAACGGCCGCCAACACCTGTGGACGAAGTTCCTGCCCGATGGTAAGAGCCTGCTCACCGTTACCGTTGGCGAGGAGACGCCCTCGGTCAGCAAACTGGGCACGACCATCCCGAAGATTGTAGATAGCCCCAGCCGAACCCCCAATCTGTGGGTGTTTGACCTGGAAGGACGGGGTAGGCAGTTGACTTTCTTTACTGGCGGCTCGGTGCGCTTCCCTACAGTAGCCTTGCGTACAGGCGATATCGCCTTCGAGTATGAACACGACCTGTGGTTACTGCCCGCCGGTTCGCGCAACCCGCAAAAAATTGTGCTTTATGCTATTGAAGACGAAAAACAGAGCACCCGCCGACGCGAGGTGTTGACCTCTGGCGTGACCGAAGCCGAGCCGTCACCCGACGGTAAGACCTTCGCCTTCGGATTGCGAGGCGACATCTGGACAGTGCTTATCGACAAACCGAAGGGAGTAGCGGGGCGCAGTGCAGAAATCGCCCGCCGCCTCACCGACTGGGCAGGAGACGACTCGGATTTCGTGTGGTCAGCGGACGGCAAGAAGCTCTACTTCACCTCCGACCGTGAGTTCAACACCCGCCTGTACGAGCTGGACATCGAAACGCTGCAAGTCAAACCCCTCTGGAACCGCTCCGAAGACGTGACCGGTCCGCGCCTTTCCCCCGACGGCAAGCAGCTGGGCTTCTGGGTGTCGGGTAGCGAAGGCGGTTTATATGTGCTGACGCTGGAGACCGGCGAGGTCAAACGTCTGGCAAAGGTGCCTGGTACGCACTGGTATGGTCTGGGCGGCGGTCAATTCGCCTGGTCGCCAGACATGCGCTGGATAGCGTTCACCTACCGCGGGGAGGACCTCGCGTGGAACATCTGGATTATGCCAGCCACCGGAGGCGATGCGATTAACGTCACACGTCTCAATGCCTATCACAGCCAGCCCGCCTGGTCGCCCGACGGCAAGTATCTGTTCTTCCAGAGCGACCGCGACGGTAGCGGGCTGTACGTATTACCTTTGCAGCAAGAACCTGCTCGCACCGTAGATACCGACCTGAAGTTCGAAAAACCAAAGGACAAGGTGTTGGTGGAGATAGACTTTCAGGATATTCAACAACGTATCCGCAAGGTGGTTAATCAGAACCCGCAAGCAGACCTGACGGTCAGCAGTGAGGGCTTAATCCTTTTCCTCTCTGAAGGCGACATCTGGTCGGTGTCGTACGACGGCAAGGAGACCAAGCGTTTGACAAGTGGTGGAGGCATATCCAGCTTGCGAGTATCCACCGACGGCAAACGGCTCTTCTTCATCCGCAGCGGCGAGCTATGGACGATGAAACTGGAGGGTAACAACCCGCAGGAGAAGGTAACCTTCACCGCCGATTGGGACCGCGATGTACGCGCCGAGCGCAAAGCGGCGTTTACCCAATTCTGGCGCAGCTATCATCGCGGTTTCTACGACGCCAATTTCCACGGTAGAGACTGGGAAGCCATCCGCAAGCGTTACGAGCCTTTGCTGGACGCAGTGGAAACCCGGGAGGAGTTCGCCACCCTGCTGCAAATGATGGTGGGTGAGCTGGAAGCCTCGCATTCGGAGGTATCTCCCGCACCCGGCGGCAATCCTAGCCCGGTAACCCCTCATCTGGGTTTCACCTTTGACTACAGCTATGAGGGACCCGGCATCAGGGTGGGCAAAGTACCTCAGGGTGCGCCCGGCTCTTACCCGCAAACGCGCATCCGCGAGGGCGAGTATGTGCTGGCGATAAACGGGCAGGATGTCACCCTCGACGAGAACCTGTGGAAGCTGATTAACGACAAGCAAGGGCGCGAATTCGAATTTCTGGTCAACTCCAAACCCAGCAAGGACGGCGCAAGGGTGGTGAAGTACCGCGTGCTGAGCGGTGGCGAGTGGAACGACCTTATCTACCGCAACCGTATTGAACGCCTGCGCAAGTACACCGACGAGAAGAGCGGCGGCAAAATCGGCTACGTGCACATCTCGGGTATGGGCTTCGGCAATCAGGTACAGTTCGAGCGCGAGGTGTACGAACAGGTGGTCGGCAAGCAGGCGATGATTATCGACGTGCGCTTCAACGGCGGCGGTAACATCTCCGATACTTTGGTGGACTGGCTGGAGCGCAAGCCGCACGGCTTCTACCGCCCACGTGACGGTGCTGTCGAACCTGCTCCCAACCGCGCGTGGGACAAACCTATCATCGTGCTGATGAACGAACACAGCTACTCCAACGCCGAGATGTTCCCATACGCCATGCGCGCCAAAGGATTGGCGAAGCTGGTGGGCATGCCTACTCCCGGATACGTTATCTGGACATGGGGGCTGCAGCTGGTAGACGGCACGGGTGCGCGGATGCCACAGAGCGGCGTCTATCGACTGGACGGCACACCGATGGAAAACATTGGCGAGAAGCCGGACGTGCAGGTGTGGATGTCACCGGAGGACTGGCTGGCAGAACGCGACCCCCAGCTGGATAAGGCGATAGAGATGTTGATGAGGTAG
- a CDS encoding exosortase, with protein MNEAIRKPRWAVKQWLPLRAFWLGIGLAIAVFVAYYSMFVDWKGKWFEWTGYYSHGVLVPFLAAYMVWMRREELRREVPAPSGHGFWLIVPALLLRILGHVAPSTTLSSISFMMLLYGMTAALLGWNYVRILWFPLLFLIFMVPLPGVIFDEISQPAQAWSTGVADAILKTIGYETRRVGNFIYIPGGFDLDVGVPCSGFKMLISMATFAAFFAYYIGTSVWRQVLLVITALPLAILINGLRIALIGVVGTKFGEEAGYNFHDWSGYLVLVIAFAALFQVGRLLGWRR; from the coding sequence ATGAACGAAGCGATTCGTAAACCTCGCTGGGCTGTGAAGCAGTGGTTGCCTCTGCGTGCCTTTTGGCTGGGCATCGGGTTGGCAATAGCGGTCTTTGTAGCTTACTACTCGATGTTCGTCGACTGGAAGGGCAAATGGTTCGAATGGACAGGTTACTACTCGCACGGTGTGCTCGTGCCTTTTCTGGCAGCGTATATGGTATGGATGCGCCGCGAAGAACTGCGCAGAGAAGTGCCTGCTCCTAGCGGTCACGGCTTCTGGCTGATCGTGCCCGCACTGCTCCTGCGTATACTGGGACATGTCGCACCGTCCACTACGCTATCCTCCATTTCTTTCATGATGCTGCTGTATGGTATGACGGCTGCCCTGCTCGGCTGGAACTATGTACGCATTCTCTGGTTTCCGCTGCTTTTTCTTATCTTTATGGTGCCTCTGCCCGGCGTCATCTTCGATGAGATCTCTCAACCTGCACAGGCGTGGTCTACCGGTGTTGCTGACGCAATCCTTAAAACTATCGGTTACGAAACCCGTCGAGTGGGCAATTTTATCTATATCCCGGGTGGGTTCGATCTGGATGTGGGAGTGCCTTGTAGCGGATTCAAAATGCTTATTTCAATGGCAACTTTTGCTGCCTTCTTCGCCTACTACATCGGCACCAGTGTCTGGCGGCAAGTGCTTCTGGTAATAACTGCATTGCCTCTGGCGATTCTCATCAACGGTTTACGAATTGCCCTTATCGGCGTCGTCGGCACTAAGTTCGGCGAGGAAGCCGGCTACAACTTTCACGATTGGAGCGGCTACCTCGTGCTGGTAATCGCCTTCGCCGCATTGTTTCAGGTAGGGAGGTTGCTAGGATGGCGTCGTTAA